A window of the Brassica napus cultivar Da-Ae chromosome C5, Da-Ae, whole genome shotgun sequence genome harbors these coding sequences:
- the LOC111206499 gene encoding auxin-responsive protein SAUR50-like — MCKKLKLFIRKIQTCCLFTGLSKRVEDCGEFEEESNGATTVPSDVKEGHVAVIAVKGERAMRFVLELQELYKPEFRRLLELAREEFGFQPRGPLTIPCQPEEVQKILQESRKG, encoded by the coding sequence ATGTGCAAGAAGTTGAAGCTTTTCATTAGAAAGATACAAACTTGCTGCTTATTCACTGGACTCTCCAAGAGGGTTGAAGATTGTGGTGAGTTTGAGGAAGAGAGTAATGGTGCAACAACGGTTCCCAGTGATGTTAAAGAAGGGCATGTAGCAGTGATTGCGGTTAAAGGAGAGAGAGCAATGAGGTTTGTTTTGGAGCTTCAAGAGTTGTACAAACCTGAGTTCAGAAGACTGCTTGAACTGGCGAGAGAGGAGTTTGGGTTTCAACCTAGAGGACCTCTCACCATTCCCTGCCAGCCGGAAGAAGTACAGAAGATCCTACAAGAAAGTAGGAAGGGATAG
- the LOC111206500 gene encoding uncharacterized protein LOC111206500, producing MEKYFGNAYRGDPGVPHADADRFVNIWIGSAAFSVLTWVNPYMWQLSNQFNYHDKWMLFEQHHWKKARAKKQPYEFKWNKIPKEVRDSYYYNWPVYFP from the exons ATGGAGAAGTACTTTGGAAATGCGTATAGGGGAGATCCAGGAGTGCCGCACGCAGATGCTGATAGGTTCGTGAACATATGGATTGGTTCGGCTGCCTTCTCTGTTCTCACGTGGGTCAATCCTTACATGTGGCAGCTCTCCAACCAGTTCAA TTATCATGATAAGTGGATGCTCTTCGAGCAGCACCACTGGAAAAAGGCAAGGGCGAAGAAGCAGCCTTACGAATTCAAG TGGAATAAGATACCAAAGGAAGTCAGGGACTCGTACTATTACAACTGGCCTGTCTACTTCCCCTAG
- the LOC111206498 gene encoding uncharacterized protein LOC111206498 — MRGGGKRRSSGGGSGRSKSRSPGHRAAGSSSGGRRRRTNNTLFVEGGALADFPKDHSFSTPSRGRSSSGKGSKKPGSSDRAKASASGLRRCSGQTYAYQYPSRDQTVGVGSNQLLLGKTDGNPIVAYLDDQTPSKEVVKVNYEYGYEPSFVLGGDDDDSHKGLGFESDAGPSGSLSVSKALGDEETCEEGGDEAMPDVVKVKPSKRNSGFISIGGMKLYTEDISDDEESGGEEEEGSIGSVESEESSDESESSEYMFGSDTEIDDAVAKDYLEGIGGSENMLDAHWLAEKSLDQLDLSDTSGSDSSAEMKTGKKLTGFALQKASMEYGKKKFTRSGSSGHGKATMDDLMFVKDPRSLSGKKNKKTKFLPQSWPSGAQKSKHSRNFPGEKKKHRKEYIALKRRERMLQRGVDLADINIQLGRFVLENVDMHCFQRMHNRDCSQVRRLADVYRLSSSCTGSGKKSFVTVTRTYQTCMPSASDKVRIEKLIGAGEEEEDFAVSGGGVKVKSGGLERKKAKDSAKKRPTREERERNKSSGKKSSYAEQPVSFVSSGIIDSEIAVAKTSFDVKDAKQVGEATPEASSGADIGAFEVHTRGFGSKMMAKMGFIEGGGLGKEGKGIAQPIEAVQRPKSLGLGLDFSIDTEEASPSSNNNAKRNRSSSSGKQVKRVSHVIGGGSGSARIRDKRLGAFEQHTTGFGSRMMARMGFVDGSGLGRESQGIVNPLVAVRRPKARGLGAEG; from the coding sequence ATGCGAGGCGGTGGCAAGAGAAGATCAAGCGGCGGTGGTTCCGGGAGAAGCAAATCCAGATCTCCCGGACACCGCGCGGCGGGTTCTTCCTCCGGCGGTCGTCGGCGACGTACCAACAACACTCTGTTCGTAGAAGGAGGCGCTCTCGCCGATTTCCCGAAAGATCATTCCTTTTCGACGCCGTCTCGTGGAAGAAGCTCTTCCGGAAAGGGATCGAAGAAGCCCGGAAGCTCAGATCGTGCAAAAGCTTCTGCTTCTGGTCTGAGGAGATGCAGTGGTCAAACCTACGCCTATCAGTATCCTTCACGCGATCAAACGGTTGGAGTTGGATCGAATCAGTTACTTCTGGGGAAGACAGATGGGAACCCGATCGTTGCGTATCTTGATGATCAGACGCCTTCGAAGGAAGTGGTTAAGGTAAATTATGAGTATGGATACGAGCCGAGTTTTGTTTTGGGTGGTGATGATGACGACTCTCATAAAGGATTGGGCTTTGAATCTGATGCTGGGCCAAGTGGTAGCCTTTCTGTTTCTAAGGCATTGGGAGATGAAGAGACTTGTGAAGAGGGTGGAGATGAGGCGATGCCTGATGTTGTGAAAGTGAAACCGTCGAAGAGGAACTCAGGGTTCATTTCTATTGGAGGGATGAAGCTTTACACTGAAGATATATCTGATGATGAAGAGAGTggtggagaagaagaggaaggaagcATTGGGTCTGTAGAGAGTGAGGAGTCATCTGATGAGAGTGAAAGCTCGGAGTATATGTTTGGAAGTGATACCGAGATTGATGACGCCGTTGCGAAGGATTACTTGGAAGGTATTGGTGGCAGTGAGAATATGTTGGATGCTCATTGGCTGGCAGAAAAGTCACTAGATCAACTGGATTTGTCTGACACTTCTGGAAGTGATTCTTCTGCTGAGATGAAGACAGGGAAGAAGCTGACTGGTTTTGCTCTACAAAAGGCGTCAATGGAGtatggcaagaagaagtttaCAAGAAGTGGTTCATCAGGGCATGGTAAGGCTACAATGGATGATCTTATGTTTGTGAAAGATCCAAGAAGTCTTTCGgggaagaagaataagaagactAAGTTTCTTCCACAGTCTTGGCCTTCAGGGGCACAAAAGAGCAAGCATTCTCGTAACTTTCCtggtgagaagaagaaacatcgCAAAGAGTATATTGCTCTGAAGCGTCGCGAGAGAATGTTGCAGCGCGGTGTTGATCTTGCTGATATAAACATTCAGTTAGGGCGTTTCGTTCTTGAAAACGTGGACATGCACTGTTTCCAGCGTATGCATAACCGAGATTGCTCTCAGGTAAGACGGTTAGCAGATGTGTACCGCTTATCAAGTAGCTGCACTGGTTCTGGAAAGAAAAGCTTTGTGACGGTTACTAGAACGTATCAGACATGTATGCCTTCTGCTAGCGATAAGGTTCGAATTGAGAAGCTAATAGGAGcaggagaggaggaggaggatttTGCTGTCAGCGGAGGAGGGGTGAAGGTTAAATCTGGAGGTTTAGAGAGGAAGAAAGCGAAAGACTCAGCCAAAAAGCGGCCTACTAGAGAAGAACGGGAGAGAAACAAAAGCAGCGGGAAGAAGAGTTCATATGCTGAGCAACCTGTTTCGTTTGTGTCAAGTGGTATTATTGATTCTGAGATCGCTGTGGCAAAGACGTCTTTTGATGTCAAAGATGCTAAACAAGTGGGTGAAGCTACTCCGGAAGCCTCTAGTGGAGCAGATATTGGAGCGTTTGAGGTACACACCAGAGGCTTTGGATCTAAAATGATGGCAAAAATGGGATTCATAGAAGGAGGCGGTCTAGGAAAGGAGGGTAAGGGGATAGCACAGCCAATAGAAGCTGTTCAACGTCCGAAATCACTTGGTTTAGGTCTGGATTTCTCCATTGATACCGAAGAGGCTAGTCCATCAAGCAATAACAACGCTAAAAGGAACAGATCTTCTTCCTCTGGGAAACAAGTCAAACGCGTCTCCCATGTCATTGGTGGTGGCTCTGGCTCAGCAAGGATTAGAGACAAAAGATTGGGAGCCTTTGAGCAGCACACAACAGGTTTTGGTTCGAGGATGATGGCGAGAATGGGTTTTGTGGATGGCTCTGGTTTGGGAAGAGAGTCACAAGGCATAGTCAATCCGTTGGTCGCTGTGAGACGTCCTAAAGCACGTGGACTAGGCGCTGAAGGCTAA
- the LOC106452770 gene encoding cell division control protein 48 homolog A, which translates to MSNPAESSDSKPKKDFSTAILERKKSPNRLVVDEAINDDNSVVSLHPATMEKLQLFRGDTILIKGKKRKDTICIALADESCEEPKIRMNKVVRSNLRVRLGDVISVHQCPDVKYGKRVHILPVDDTVEGVTGNLFDAYLKPYFLEAYRPVRKGDLFLVRGGMRSVEFKVIETDPAEYCVVAPDTEIFCEGEPVKREDEERLDEVGYDDVGGVRKQMAQIRELVELPLRHPQLFKSIGVKPPKGILLYGPPGSGKTLIARAVANETGAFFFCINGPEIMSKLAGESESNLRKAFEEAEKNAPSIIFIDEIDSIAPKREKTNGEVERRIVSQLLTLMDGLKSRAHVIVMGATNRPNSIDPALRRFGRFDREIDIGVPDEIGRLEVLRIHTKNMKLAEDVDLERISKDTHGYVGADLAALCTEAALQCIREKMDVIDLEDDSIDAEILNSMAVTNEHFHIALGNSNPSALRETVVEVPNVSWDDIGGLENVKRELQETVQYPVEHPEKFEKFGMSPSKGVLFYGPPGCGKTLLAKAIANECQANFISVKGPELLTMWFGESEANVREIFDKARQSAPCVLFFDELDSIATQRGGGSGGDGGGAADRVLNQLLTEMDGMNAKKTVFIIGATNRPDIIDSALLRPGRLDQLIYIPLPDEDSRLNIFKACLRKSPIAKDVDINALAKYTQGFSGADITEICQRACKYAIRENIEKDIEKEKRRSENPEAMEEDMDDVSEIKAAHFEESMKYARRSVSDADIRKYQAFAQTLQQSRGFGSEFRFETNAGSGATTGVADPFATSAAAAADDDDLYN; encoded by the exons ATGTCGAACCCAGCTGAATCTTCAGACTC GAAACCGAAGAAGGATTTCAGTACTGCTATtcttgagaggaagaagtctccGAACAGACTCGTCGTCGATGAGGCCATCAACGATGATAACTCCGTTGTGTCTCTCCACCCTGCTACCATGGAGAAGCTCCAGCTCTTCCGTGGTGATACCATTCTCATCAAG GGTAAGAAAAGGAAGGACACCATCTGCATCGCTCTTGCTGATGAATCGTGTGAGGAGCCAAAGATCAGGATGAACAAAGTGGTCAGGTCTAACTTGAGGGTTAGACTTGGTGATGTTATCTCTGTTCACCAATGCCCTGATGTCAAGTACGGAAAGCGTGTGCACATCTTGCCTGTTGATGACACTGTTGAAGGAGTCACTGGAAACCTCTTTGATGCTTACCTCAAAC CTTATTTCTTGGAGGCATACCGTCCGGTGAGGAAGGGCGATCTCTTCCTAGTGAGAGGAGGAATGAGGAGTGTGGAGTTTAAAGTCATTGAGACGGATCCTGCTGAGTACTGCGTGGTTGCTCCGGACACTGAGATTTTCTGTGAGGGTGAGCCAGTCAAGAGAGAGGATGAAGAAAGGCTTGATGAAGTGGGTTATGATGATGTTGGTGGAGTCAGGAAGCAGATGGCTCAGATCAGGGAGCTTGTTGAGCTTCCCTTGAGGCACCCTCAGCTGTTCAAGTCAATTGGTGTTAAGCCACCGAAGGGAATTTTGCTTTATGGACCACCTGGGTCTGGAAAGACTTTGATCGCTCGTGCTGTTGCTAACGAAACAGGTGCCTTCTTCTTCTGTATCAATGGGCCTGAGATCATGTCCAAGCTGGCTGGTGAGAGTGAGAGCAACCTCAGGAAAGCGTTTGAGGAGGCTGAGAAGAATGCTCCTTCGATCATATTCATTGATGAGATCGACTCTATTGCACCGAAAAGGGAGAAGACGAATGGAGAGGTTGAGAGGAGGATTGTGTCTCAGCTCCTTACGCTTATGGATGGGCTGAAATCTCGTGCTCATGTTATTGTCATGGGAGCAACCAATCGCCCCAACAGTATCGACCCGGCTTTGAGAAGGTTTGGAAGATTTGATAGGGAGATTGATATTGGTGTTCCTGATGAGATTGGACGTCTTGAAGTTCTCAGGATCCATACAAAGAACATGAAGCTTGCTGAAGAT gtTGATCTAGAAAGGATCTCAAAGGACACACACGGTTATGTCGGTGCTGATCTTGCAGCTCTGTGCACTGAAGCTGCCCTGCAATGCATCAGGGAGAAGATGGATGTAATTGATTTGGAAGATGACTCCATAGATGCTGAAATCCTCAATTCCATGGCAGTGACCAATGAACACTTCCACATTGCTCTCGGCAACAGCAACCCATCTGCACTTCGTGAAACT gttgTGGAGGTTCCCAATGTTTCTTGGGATGACATTGGAGGTCTTGAGAATGTCAAGAGAGAGCTCCAGGAG ACTGTTCAATACCCAGTCGAGCACCCAGAGAAGTTTGAGAAGTTCGGTATGTCTCCATCAAAGGGAGTCCTTTTCTACGGTCCTCCTGGATGTGGTAAAACCCTTTTGGCCAAAGCTATAGCCAACGAGTGCCAAGCAAACTTCATCAGTGTCAAAGGCCCTGAGCTTCTCACCATGTGGTTTGGAGAGAGTGAAGCAAATGTCCGTGAAATCTTTGACAAGGCCCGTCAGTCTGCTCCATGTGTTCTCTTCTTTGACGAGCTCGACTCCATTGCGACTCAGAGAGGAGGTGGAAGCGGAGGTGATGGTGGCGGTGCAGCGGATAGAGTCCTGAACCAGCTTTTGACTGAGATGGATGGAATGAACGCCAAGAAGACTGTCTTCATCATCGGAGCAACCAACAGACCCGATATTATTGATTCTGCTCTTCTCCGTCCAGGAAGGCTCGACCAGCTCATTTACATTCCACTGCCAGACGAGGATTCCCGTCTCAATATCTTCAAGGCCTGCTTGAGGAAGTCACCCATCGCTAAAGATGTAGACATCAACGCTCTCGCTAAGTACACACAGGGATTCAGTGGTGCTGATATCACTGAGATTTGCCAGAGGGCTTGCAAGTACGCCATCAGAGAAAACATCGAGAAG GACATTGAAAAGGAAAAGAGGAGGAGCGAGAACCCAGAAGCCATGGAGGAAGATATGGATGATGTATCAGAGATAAAAGCTGCGCACTTTGAGGAGTCGATGAAGTATGCACGCAGGAGTGTGAGTGATGCAGACATCAGGAAGTACCAAGCCTTTGCTCAGACGCTGCAGCAGTCTAGAGGGTTTGGTTCCGAGTTCAGGTTCGAGACTAATGCTGGTTCAGGTGCTACCACTGGAGTCGCTGATCCTTTTGCCACGTCTGCAGCTGCTGCTGCGGACGATGATGATCTCTACAATTAA